The following proteins are encoded in a genomic region of Bacteroidales bacterium:
- the ychF gene encoding redox-regulated ATPase YchF, with product MPLKCGIIGLTNVGKTTIFNCISNTKAQATNFAFSTNKSNMGIVAVPDERLFVLEKMVKAAKVVTATIEIVDIPGLAKGASKGEGIGNAFLADIRQTDAVIHVLRCFDDAELPHIEGSIDPVRDKEIIDFELQLKDLEQIEKKLQKVEKLASTGDKDAKKTAEILKHYKNHIESFQNVRTIDLNDEDKKTVKDMCLLTEKPVLYVCNVNADSAVNGNDYVKNFEEAIKNEDAEMIVIAGALESEIAELDNPDDRLAFLKDVGLTGPGVNKLVRSAFKLLKLKTFFTAGPKEARSWTIKEGMNAQQSAGVIHSDLERGFIRAEVMKYADFVELGSEVACKEKGKLYVEGKNYIVDDGDILNIRFNV from the coding sequence ATGCCTTTAAAATGTGGAATTATAGGATTAACAAATGTTGGAAAAACAACAATTTTCAATTGCATTTCGAATACTAAAGCGCAGGCAACAAATTTTGCGTTCAGTACAAACAAGTCAAATATGGGAATTGTAGCGGTTCCCGATGAGAGATTGTTTGTTCTTGAAAAAATGGTTAAAGCCGCTAAAGTGGTTACTGCCACGATTGAAATTGTTGATATCCCGGGCCTTGCAAAAGGTGCAAGCAAAGGGGAAGGTATAGGAAATGCTTTTCTTGCCGACATTCGTCAAACCGATGCAGTAATTCATGTTTTGCGTTGTTTTGATGATGCCGAACTTCCGCATATCGAGGGCTCGATAGACCCTGTGAGAGATAAGGAAATTATTGACTTTGAACTTCAGTTAAAAGATTTAGAGCAGATTGAAAAGAAATTGCAGAAGGTCGAAAAGCTTGCTTCAACCGGCGATAAAGATGCAAAGAAAACAGCAGAAATATTAAAGCATTATAAAAACCATATTGAGTCATTTCAAAATGTCAGAACAATTGATTTGAACGATGAGGATAAAAAAACAGTGAAAGATATGTGCCTGCTTACAGAGAAACCGGTATTGTATGTTTGTAATGTTAATGCTGATTCTGCTGTAAATGGCAACGATTACGTGAAAAATTTTGAAGAAGCAATAAAAAATGAAGATGCCGAAATGATTGTGATTGCCGGTGCTTTGGAATCGGAAATCGCAGAGCTTGATAATCCTGATGACCGGCTTGCCTTTTTAAAAGACGTAGGACTAACCGGACCCGGCGTTAATAAACTTGTCCGTTCGGCTTTTAAATTATTAAAACTTAAAACTTTTTTTACGGCAGGACCAAAAGAAGCACGCTCATGGACAATAAAAGAAGGAATGAACGCTCAACAATCTGCAGGTGTTATTCACAGCGATTTGGAAAGAGGATTTATTCGTGCAGAAGTAATGAAGTATGCCGATTTTGTTGAATTAGGTTCTGAAGTTGCATGCAAAGAAAAAGGGAAACTTTATGTTGAAGGGAAAAATTATATCGTTGATGATGGCGATATTCTGAATATTAGATTTAATGTGTGA